The following is a genomic window from Psychrobacter immobilis.
CATAATCGTATTAGAGAGTTGGCCAGTCAAAACAATATGACGAAAGAGGAGATTGCTAAGGCGGTTGGTGTTGGGGTGGCTACGGTTTATCGGGTGTTAAAGCAGGGCTAACAGCTGAATAGTTGAGGTATTTTAAATAACAGTTTGTCTTTTTTATAGACACGATACTATTAGATACATAAGAACCAACTTGGAAGTTTTTAATCATGCAACCGACTTATTATAGTGTTTAACAAGTAATCTACAGTTTCGTCAAGCATGAACCGATGTAAACGTTAAATAACATTTTAGTCTTATTCATAACTTTTATTATTTCTTATTATTTATGGCACATCAGCTTGATTAGGTTTTAAAAGCTATTATCCTACCCAGTTTTTTGTCTAAACCTCATAGATTCAAGAGTAGCAAGCCATATCAAAGGTAGGATAATCAGCGCAGAACCTATTAACAAAGTCATATTTGGTACTTCGTTAAACCATATGATTCCGACCACCACCGCTCCTAGTAAACCTGAGTATTCCGCACTAGAGACTTTGTACGCTTCAATGTGTCGGTACACCTGTACGCATATACCCGCATAAATCAAAATAAATACATTTGAACTGGCGGCCGTAATCAATGAGCGCCAATCAAATGGCTGTCCTTCCCAAATAGCCAAACCAAGCGCGAATGGGATTCCTAATAAATTGGTCAAAAGTAGCGTTTGATAGACAGTATGATGTTGTGGAAGTTTACGAACTAACAGATTGTTTAGCGCCATGGTTACCGCCACTATAAGGGCAAACACCGCCCCTAAATTGATCTGTTTCGGTTGTACAATAACGAGGATACCAGCAAAACCTAATATAGAGGCTGCGATAGTCGGAAAATTTAATCTGTCTTTATAAAATAAAAAACCCAGTGGTAATACAAATAAAGGGGCGGCATAAAAAATAGCATTCGCAGTCGCAAGAGGCAGTGCTTGAAGAGACAGTACCATGAATATCACACCCAATAACCACACGTGACTACGAACAAAGTGCCATTTTATATTACTGAATAACTTGTTCTTTTTATTAATTAAGCAAAATGGCAACAGCATTAAAACCGCTGTGCATTGACGAAACAGGATAAATTGATATACCGCCGTCTCAGAGGGCAAGGCCTTTATCAAGGCGTCTGAGAAGACCGCAATGATATTTCCTAGTACCAATAGCGTCATGGCAAATGCAACACTCATCTTTGGCATTCTTAGCCTCCCCGCCCTATTCAGAATTCAGAAACTGTTAAAACCCCAATGGGTTCATGCTGATTTAACGATCTGTCAGGCAGTATATTCAAGTAACGGTATGATGTATAATGATATAAAACATATTTAGTATTACCTGAGGTAATAATGGATTTACCACCGCTGCGTGCAATACAGTGCTTCGAGTCCGTTGCACGGCTTAACAGCTTTTCAAAAGCAGCAGAAAGCCTCAATGTGACACAAAGTGCCGTGAGTCACCAAATACGCATCCTTGAAGAGTATCTTGGGGAAGCAATGTTTTACAGGCAAGGCCGGACCTTTTCGTTGACAGAGGTTGGTGAGCGTTATTTCACAGATGTGAGTGGCGCATTGGGTCTACTTTCAGATAGTAGTCAGATTATTAAACATGGAAAACCTGGGCATATACGCTTAGCTCTGTACAGTTCAGTCGCAGTGAATTGGTTGATTCCTCGACTAGAAGACTTCTATAGACAGTATCCAGAAATAGAACTCACTTTAGATATGGTTAATCATCCCTCTGATTATAATGAGCAAAGGGCCGATTGTTATATCACCGTCGATCCTCCTCCACATGCTTTCATCAGTAAGTTTTTATTTACTGAAACTTTATATCCTGTGTGTGGTCAAAAGCTTTGGGAGAAAATAAGAGATAAACCCCTTCCTGACGCATTGTGGCGGCATCCAATATTGTCTGTGAGATATGCAGATACAAGCGTGAATACAGCAGAGGATTGGCTGCGGTGGTGTAAGGCAGGCGGATTTGAATTGCCAAGCGATATA
Proteins encoded in this region:
- a CDS encoding DMT family transporter, producing MPKMSVAFAMTLLVLGNIIAVFSDALIKALPSETAVYQFILFRQCTAVLMLLPFCLINKKNKLFSNIKWHFVRSHVWLLGVIFMVLSLQALPLATANAIFYAAPLFVLPLGFLFYKDRLNFPTIAASILGFAGILVIVQPKQINLGAVFALIVAVTMALNNLLVRKLPQHHTVYQTLLLTNLLGIPFALGLAIWEGQPFDWRSLITAASSNVFILIYAGICVQVYRHIEAYKVSSAEYSGLLGAVVVGIIWFNEVPNMTLLIGSALIILPLIWLATLESMRFRQKTG
- a CDS encoding LysR substrate-binding domain-containing protein; translation: MDLPPLRAIQCFESVARLNSFSKAAESLNVTQSAVSHQIRILEEYLGEAMFYRQGRTFSLTEVGERYFTDVSGALGLLSDSSQIIKHGKPGHIRLALYSSVAVNWLIPRLEDFYRQYPEIELTLDMVNHPSDYNEQRADCYITVDPPPHAFISKFLFTETLYPVCGQKLWEKIRDKPLPDALWRHPILSVRYADTSVNTAEDWLRWCKAGGFELPSDIKINHFSHVLLAIEAARYNLGITLTNNYMMQDDAYKQNIVRIPMHEFLTGDQFYFVCKELKNNQDDIIKLSEWLKSQCN